Proteins from a genomic interval of Qipengyuania sp. JC766:
- a CDS encoding ABC transporter permease: MFGATLLLALREIRRHIMRSILTTLGIIIGVAAVVTMVTLGNGVTASVQDEISSLGASNFIVFPLRTDRGAVRPFDQDDVDAVERQIAGVDVAAGNVNAPATAVHNGQDWDTTVNGADAKFLEAQGIEITEGRRFTSEEETSGQNVCLLGPKVREAIFLPGTSPVGERMRLDDVSCTVVGLLEERGQGGGNGADQDNMVMMPLKTVQRRFRGSDSLDYFVIKYDTAYAASTIQDSLVDLLRERRLLQEGQDNDFNIIDTQQVNDALGSVMGALTSMVAVIAGISLLVGGIGIMNIMLVSVTERTREIGIRLAIGALAREVRLQFLTEAVVLCAFGGLVGLGLSFLLSLWLTSLLEVPYVFDPAINILSFIFAAAMGIIFGYYPARRASKLDPIDALRHE, from the coding sequence ATGTTCGGCGCGACCCTGCTGCTCGCCTTGCGCGAGATCCGGCGGCACATCATGCGTTCCATCCTGACGACGCTGGGCATCATCATCGGCGTCGCGGCCGTCGTTACCATGGTGACGCTGGGCAACGGCGTGACGGCGTCGGTGCAGGACGAGATATCCTCGCTCGGTGCGAGCAATTTCATCGTCTTCCCGCTGCGGACCGACCGGGGTGCGGTGCGGCCCTTCGACCAGGACGACGTCGACGCCGTGGAACGGCAGATCGCCGGAGTCGACGTGGCCGCCGGCAACGTCAACGCGCCCGCAACGGCGGTCCACAACGGGCAGGACTGGGACACGACCGTCAACGGCGCAGACGCGAAGTTCCTAGAAGCGCAGGGAATCGAGATCACCGAAGGCCGTCGCTTCACCAGCGAGGAGGAAACTTCGGGCCAGAACGTCTGCCTGCTCGGCCCCAAGGTGCGCGAGGCGATTTTCCTGCCCGGCACCAGCCCCGTGGGCGAACGGATGCGGCTGGACGATGTGTCCTGCACCGTCGTCGGCCTTCTGGAGGAACGCGGGCAGGGCGGCGGCAACGGCGCCGACCAGGACAATATGGTCATGATGCCGCTCAAGACAGTCCAGCGGCGCTTCCGCGGCAGCGACAGCCTCGATTATTTCGTGATCAAGTACGACACGGCCTATGCCGCCTCGACCATCCAGGATTCGCTGGTCGACCTGCTGCGCGAGCGGCGCCTGCTGCAGGAAGGGCAGGACAACGATTTCAACATCATCGACACCCAGCAGGTGAACGATGCGCTGGGCTCCGTGATGGGCGCGCTGACTTCCATGGTCGCCGTGATCGCGGGGATCAGCCTGCTGGTCGGCGGGATTGGCATCATGAACATCATGCTGGTGTCCGTGACGGAGCGAACGCGGGAAATCGGCATCCGCCTCGCGATCGGGGCGCTGGCACGGGAAGTGCGGTTGCAATTCCTGACAGAAGCGGTGGTGCTGTGCGCGTTCGGCGGCCTGGTGGGCCTCGGCCTTTCCTTCCTGCTGTCGCTATGGCTGACTTCGCTGCTGGAAGTGCCCTACGTGTTCGATCCGGCGATCAACATCCTGAGCTTCATCTTCGCGGCCGCCATGGGCATCATCTTCGGATATTATCCGGCCCGGCGCGCGTCCAAGCTCGATCCCATCGACGCGCTGCGGCACGAATAG
- a CDS encoding ABC transporter ATP-binding protein → MSEEPLIQLEGITKTFGTGSAAFQALKGVDLTIDRGEFVAIMGPSGSGKSTTMNILGCLDTPTGGVFRFRGVEVQKLGRDQRSLLRRRYLGFVFQGFNLLARTTALENVELPLLYRGEKKSVRRDAAMHALEQVGLGPWASHTPAELSGGQQQRVAIARALATDPDVLLADEPTGNLDTERSVEIMELLVRLNGEGITVLMVTHEEEMAAFAKTIVHFRDGLVERTERGLRSAAARQEVPA, encoded by the coding sequence ATGAGCGAGGAGCCGCTCATCCAGCTCGAAGGGATTACCAAGACCTTCGGAACCGGCAGTGCGGCGTTCCAGGCGCTGAAAGGCGTCGATCTCACCATCGACCGTGGCGAATTCGTCGCGATCATGGGACCGTCTGGGTCGGGCAAGTCGACCACGATGAACATCCTCGGCTGTCTCGATACGCCGACCGGCGGCGTCTTCCGCTTCCGCGGCGTGGAAGTGCAGAAGCTGGGCCGCGACCAGCGCAGCCTGCTGCGGCGGCGTTATCTCGGTTTCGTGTTCCAGGGCTTCAACCTGCTGGCGCGCACGACCGCGCTCGAAAACGTGGAACTGCCGCTGCTCTATCGCGGCGAAAAGAAATCGGTCCGCCGGGATGCGGCCATGCATGCGCTGGAGCAGGTCGGCCTCGGCCCGTGGGCGTCGCATACCCCGGCGGAACTGTCCGGCGGCCAGCAGCAGCGCGTGGCGATCGCCCGCGCGCTGGCGACCGATCCCGACGTGCTGCTGGCGGACGAGCCGACCGGCAACCTCGATACCGAGCGGTCGGTCGAGATCATGGAACTGCTCGTGCGGCTGAACGGGGAAGGGATCACCGTCCTGATGGTGACGCACGAGGAAGAGATGGCGGCCTTTGCCAAGACCATCGTGCATTTCCGCGATGGCCTCGTCGAACGCACGGAGCGCGGCCTGCGCAGCGCGGCCGCCCGGCAGGAGGTACCCGCCTGA
- a CDS encoding efflux RND transporter periplasmic adaptor subunit gives MSDTGNQATGDTSQSVEEFLGEKKRPWWRRWYTILAVVVLLVLVLSLAFCSGEQGPPAYITEEVTQESLDLSVTATGNLRPTNQVEVGSEVSGRIDRVLVDVNDRVTRGQVIAQINTEIIDQQIAQARAGMNAQRAALTQARATLDVDRAQLARLREVAELSGGKVPSQTELEQAEAAVARDRAAVAAAQANIEAAEATLQSNVTQRGRAVIRAPVTGVVLARQVEPGQTVAASFNTPTLFVIAEDLAAMELQVAIDEADVGQVEEGQTAYFTVDAYPGRRFPARVERVDLASTNTVQSATSGLASGAAGASVVNYEARLIVQNPEGLLRPGMTATATITTESTGNVLLVPNAALRFRPDAQEEQGGGMLQVDVGLDQQEQQATIGVGSRQQVHVLEEDGTLRTIEVVTGESDGRRTVVRSSDLRAGMEVVTGKRAPGA, from the coding sequence ATGAGCGATACCGGGAACCAGGCGACGGGCGATACCAGCCAGAGCGTCGAAGAATTTCTCGGCGAGAAGAAGCGCCCGTGGTGGCGCCGCTGGTACACGATCCTTGCGGTCGTCGTACTGCTCGTTCTCGTGCTGAGCCTCGCCTTCTGTTCCGGGGAGCAGGGACCGCCTGCTTACATCACCGAGGAAGTGACACAGGAATCGCTCGACCTGTCGGTGACGGCGACCGGCAATCTGCGTCCGACCAACCAGGTCGAAGTCGGCTCGGAAGTGTCCGGCCGCATCGACCGCGTGCTGGTGGACGTGAACGACCGGGTGACGCGGGGCCAGGTTATCGCCCAGATCAATACGGAAATCATCGACCAGCAGATCGCGCAGGCGCGCGCCGGCATGAACGCCCAGCGCGCCGCGCTGACGCAGGCCCGCGCGACGCTGGATGTCGACCGCGCCCAGCTCGCGCGCCTTCGCGAAGTGGCCGAACTGTCGGGCGGCAAGGTGCCGTCGCAGACCGAGCTCGAGCAGGCCGAAGCGGCCGTCGCCCGCGACCGTGCGGCCGTCGCCGCGGCGCAGGCCAATATCGAGGCGGCCGAAGCCACGCTGCAGTCCAACGTGACCCAGCGCGGACGGGCGGTCATCCGCGCACCCGTGACCGGCGTGGTCCTGGCGCGCCAGGTCGAACCGGGCCAGACGGTCGCTGCCAGCTTCAACACGCCGACCCTGTTCGTGATCGCGGAAGACCTGGCGGCGATGGAACTGCAGGTCGCGATCGACGAGGCCGATGTCGGCCAGGTCGAGGAAGGCCAGACCGCCTACTTCACCGTCGACGCCTATCCCGGCCGGCGCTTCCCGGCGCGGGTGGAACGCGTCGATCTGGCCTCCACCAACACGGTGCAGAGCGCCACCAGCGGCCTTGCATCCGGAGCGGCGGGCGCATCGGTCGTGAACTACGAAGCCCGCCTGATCGTGCAGAACCCGGAAGGACTGCTGCGACCGGGCATGACGGCGACTGCCACCATCACGACCGAGTCCACCGGCAACGTCCTGCTGGTGCCCAATGCAGCGCTGCGGTTCCGCCCCGATGCGCAGGAAGAGCAGGGCGGCGGGATGCTGCAGGTCGATGTGGGTCTGGACCAGCAGGAGCAGCAGGCGACCATCGGCGTCGGCAGCCGGCAGCAGGTCCATGTCCTAGAAGAAGACGGCACGCTGCGCACGATCGAGGTGGTGACCGGCGAAAGCGACGGACGCCGCACGGTGGTGCGGTCCAGCGACCTCAGGGCAGGCATGGAAGTCGTTACCGGCAAGAGGGCGCCCGGCGCATGA
- a CDS encoding efflux transporter outer membrane subunit — translation MGIVRGAAFAAGLLALSGCTTPRLDPPPIEQAQPLPEQWAFGTPSAAATDLDKYWTLLDDPVLTGFVEQARAQNLDLAQSVATLRRAAAGLRESRAGRLPTVTADGGLRRDFGDFTDDDIQFILGADVSWEADLFGRIDARVDAAQQDLRTAGYSLADIERVILAQVASQTVTARSLVEQLRIARETLAIQDENLQIARWRRQAGLVSSLDVEQARTQRAQTAAIIPQLESDLVATANAISVLIGEAPGPVYVTLTSDPGPIPVPPADVGYDVPAEILRGRPDVRAAESQLAADLDRVGIARAQLLPLVRLSGTVGSTALGIEDVFDIITGNLFAGISQLIFDGGQTRAQIAGAEALADGSLAAWRLSILTALQDVETSSVDLRTSRERLVAFREARDAASNAALLARSQYQAGLIDFQTLLTAESQLLSARQSETGAEAARATSFIALARALGGGWDEPEGAGIDRELTEQ, via the coding sequence ATGGGGATCGTACGAGGAGCCGCTTTCGCGGCGGGCCTGCTTGCCCTTTCGGGATGCACGACCCCGCGTCTGGATCCTCCGCCCATCGAACAGGCGCAGCCTCTCCCCGAACAATGGGCCTTCGGCACGCCGTCCGCGGCCGCGACCGATCTCGACAAATACTGGACCCTGCTGGACGATCCTGTCCTGACCGGCTTCGTGGAGCAGGCCCGGGCCCAGAATCTCGATCTCGCCCAGTCCGTCGCCACGCTTCGCCGCGCCGCGGCGGGTCTTCGCGAAAGCCGCGCCGGACGCCTGCCGACCGTTACGGCGGATGGCGGCCTGCGGCGCGACTTCGGCGATTTTACCGACGACGACATCCAGTTCATCCTCGGCGCGGATGTGTCGTGGGAAGCCGACCTGTTCGGCCGGATCGACGCGCGGGTGGACGCGGCGCAGCAGGATTTGCGGACGGCCGGGTATTCGCTCGCCGATATAGAGCGCGTTATTCTCGCCCAGGTCGCCAGTCAGACGGTGACCGCCCGATCGCTGGTCGAGCAGTTGCGGATCGCGCGCGAAACGCTCGCCATTCAGGACGAGAACCTGCAGATCGCGCGCTGGCGCCGGCAGGCGGGGCTCGTGTCCAGCTTGGACGTTGAACAGGCCCGGACCCAGCGTGCGCAGACCGCTGCGATCATCCCGCAGCTCGAAAGCGATCTGGTCGCCACGGCCAACGCGATCTCGGTCCTGATCGGAGAGGCGCCGGGCCCCGTCTACGTGACGCTGACCAGCGATCCCGGTCCCATTCCGGTCCCGCCCGCGGATGTCGGTTACGACGTCCCGGCGGAAATCCTGCGCGGCCGTCCCGACGTGCGCGCCGCGGAATCGCAACTGGCCGCCGATTTGGACCGGGTCGGGATCGCTCGCGCGCAGCTCCTCCCGCTCGTCCGCCTGTCGGGCACGGTCGGCAGCACCGCGCTGGGCATCGAGGACGTGTTCGACATCATTACCGGCAACCTGTTTGCCGGCATCAGCCAGCTTATTTTCGACGGCGGGCAGACGCGCGCGCAGATCGCTGGCGCCGAAGCGCTCGCCGACGGATCGCTGGCGGCATGGCGGCTTTCCATCCTGACCGCGCTGCAGGACGTGGAGACGTCTTCCGTGGACTTGCGGACCAGCCGCGAACGGCTGGTCGCGTTCCGCGAAGCGCGCGATGCGGCCAGCAATGCGGCGCTCCTGGCGCGCAGCCAGTACCAGGCCGGGCTGATCGATTTCCAGACGCTGCTGACGGCGGAAAGCCAGCTTCTCAGCGCGCGCCAGTCCGAGACGGGGGCAGAGGCCGCGCGGGCGACGTCCTTCATTGCGCTCGCACGCGCGCTGGGCGGCGGATGGGACGAGCCCGAGGGGGCAGGGATCGATAGGGAGTTGACCGAGCAATGA